Within Amycolatopsis sp. cg5, the genomic segment CTTGTCGATGAAGTTGACCAGATGCGTCAGCGGGACGGTGATCACCAGGAACACGAAGCCGGCCGCGACCAGCGACGACAGGTTCCCGGTGTTGGCCGCCATGTCCTGGCCGATCCGGAACAGCTCACGCTGCTCGGCCAGCAGGCCGAGCACGTAGACCAGGCTGGAGTCCTTGACCAGCGCGATGAACTGGTTCACCAGCGCCGGCAGCACCCGGCGCACCCCCTGCGGGATGATCACCAGCAGCATCGACTTGGTGTAGGTCATCCCGAGCGCGCGGCTGGCCTCCAGCTGCCCCTTCTCCACGCTCTGGATACCGGCGCGGAAGATCTCGCCGATGTACGCGGACGCGATCAGCGACAGCGCGAGAATGCCCAGCGGATACGGGTTCGTGCCGACGATGTCCCGCGCGAGCGTGCCGAGACCCTGGCCGATCAGCAGGATGGTCAGGATCGCGGGCAGCCCGCGGAAGATGTCGGTGTAGATCCGCGCAGGCCAGCGCAGCCAGCGTTTCGTGGACAGGCCCATGACCGCGAGGACCATGCCCGCCAGCGTGCCGATCAGCGCCGAGGCGACGCTGAGGATCAGCGTGTTCAGCAGCCCGGTCGTGAGCAGATCCGGGAACACCTTCCAGATGTATTCCCAGTTCAGGAAGGTGTTGAGAAAGTCGTTCACTTGGCCTTGAACTCCGCCGGGATCGGAGCGCTCGGCTCGAACTGCTTGATCAGCTTCTCCAGGGTGCCATCGGCGATGACCGCCTTGAGCCCTTCGTTGACCTTGTTGATCAGCTCGGTGTTGCCCTTCTTGAAGGCGAAACCGTGCGGCAAGGTCGTGGTGATCACCTTGGTGACCTTCAGCTTCGCGTCGGCGTTCTTGGCCGCGTAGTCCTCCGCGGTCGCCTGGTCGAACACCGCGGCGTCGACGGCCGAGGTCTTCAGCGCGGCCAGCGCGGCCGCGTCGTTCGGGAAGCGGACGACCTGCGCCTGCGGCGAGTTCTCGCCGAGCCAGGTGTCGGAGACGGTGCCCTGCACGACGCCGACCCGCTTGCCTGCCAGCGACTTCTCGTCGGTGATCCCGGCGCCGTCCTTCGCTTCGATGCCGAGCGTTTGGTAGTTGTACGGCGACGAGAAGTCGACGGTCTTCTTGCGCGGCTCGGTCTGCGAGATGCCGGCGCTGCCGATGTCGAACGTGCCGCCCGCGACCTGCCCGAGCAGCGCGGAGAACTCGGTCGCCGCGAACTCCAGCTTCAGGTTCTGCTTCGCGGCGATCGCGCGCAGCACCTCGTTGTCGAGGCCGGTGAAGTTGCCGTTCTCCTGGTAGGCGTTGGGCTTGGAGTCGCTCAGCGTGCCGACCCGCAGCGTCTTTTCGCCGCCGCTGTCACTGCCTCCGCAAGCCGTGAGCACGGCGAGCAGGGCCGCGGTGATCCCCGCGACCAGTGTCTTCCTCATCGAGACCCCTTAACCCTTGAACTCAGCCGGCACCGGCGCGGTCGGCAGGAACTGGTTGTGCAGCTTAAGCCAGGTGCCGTCCGCGATCACCTCTTTGAGGCCCGCGTTGACCTTGTCGAGCAGCTCTTTGTTGCCTTTTTTCACCGCGAAGCCGTGCGGGATGTCCAGCGAGAACGACTTGACCACCTTGAGCTTCGCGTCGGGGTTCTCGGTGACGTTCTTCTCGGCGATGCTCTGGTCGAGGATGTACGCGTCGACCGAGGCCGACTTCAGCCCGGCCAGCGCCGCGGCGTAGTCGGGGAACCGGACGGCCTGCGCGGCGGGCACCTTGTCGGTCAGCCACTTGTCGCCGACGGTGCCCTGGATGACGGCGACGCGCTTGCCGGCGAGCGAGGCCTCGTCGGTGACCGGCGTGCTCTCCTTCGCCTGGATGCTCATCGTCTCGTAGTTGTAGGCCGCGGAGAAGTCGACGGTCTTCTTGCGCTCGTCGGTCTGCGCGATGGCCGAGCTGCCGATGTCGAACCGGCCGTTGTTGACCTGGCCGAGCAGCGCGGAGAAGTCGGTCGCGGTGAACTCCACCTTCAGGTTCTGCTTGGCCGCGATGGCCCGGAGCAGCTCGTTGTCGAAGCCGGTGAAGACGCCGTCTTTGAGGAAGATGTTCGGCGGCGCGTCGCTGAGCGTGCCGACCTTGAGCGTCGCCTCACCCGAGCCGGAGCCGCCGCCGCAGGCGGTCAGCGAGAGCAGGAGAGCGGCCGCGAGAAGTGCCTTGCGCATTGGTTCAGACCCCCGGGTTCTGGACGGGCAGACCGGGGCCGCCCTGCTCGAGTTCCTTCGGCAGCGGCTCGGTCTTGAAGAATTGTGCGTGCAACCGCGCGACCGTGCCATCCGCGACCGCCTTGGCCAGCCCGTCGTTCAGCTTGGCCAGCAGGTCCTTGTCCTTCTTGGAGACGGCGAACGCGGACGGGGTGTCCTTGGTCTCGACGGTGTAGCCGAACTCCAGCGGAACGGCCGGGTTCTGGTCGAGGTACTTCTGCCCGATGTCCTTGGGCACCACCCATCCGTCGAGGGTGCCGTTCTTGAGCTGCGCGAAGCCCGCGTTGTAGTCGGGGAACCTGACCACCTCGGCGCCGCCGACCTTGGTCGCGAAGTCGTCCTGGACCGAGGCCTGCACGACGCCGAGTCGCTTGCCCGCGAAGGCGGGCAGCGCGGTCAGCCCGGCGCCCTTCTTCGTGACGATGGTGGTGAAACCGGTGCTGTAGCCGTTGCTGAACGCCACGGTCTTCTTGCGTGCTTCGGTGGTCGAGATCGTCGAGCTGCCGATGGCGAACTGGCCGTTCGCCACATTCGCCAGCAGGCTGGCGAACTCGGTGCCGACGAACTGGACCTCGAAGCCCTCGCGCTTGGCGATGTCACGCAGCAGTTCGTTGTCGTACCCGGTGAAGTTGCCGTTCTCCAGGTAGATCGACGGCGGCGCGTCCGTGAGCGTGCCGACCCGCAGCGTTTTGGGCCCGGAGTCGGCGGAGGTACCGCAAGCGGTGAGAGCGAGCGCCACGGTAGTGACGGCAAGGATTTTCGACAGCGTGGATCTCATGGGGCGAGAGTAGAAAGGTTGCCCGTC encodes:
- a CDS encoding amino acid ABC transporter permease; translated protein: MNDFLNTFLNWEYIWKVFPDLLTTGLLNTLILSVASALIGTLAGMVLAVMGLSTKRWLRWPARIYTDIFRGLPAILTILLIGQGLGTLARDIVGTNPYPLGILALSLIASAYIGEIFRAGIQSVEKGQLEASRALGMTYTKSMLLVIIPQGVRRVLPALVNQFIALVKDSSLVYVLGLLAEQRELFRIGQDMAANTGNLSSLVAAGFVFLVITVPLTHLVNFIDKRLRTGRKVETDPDAGDELDELTVSGKVRP
- a CDS encoding ABC transporter substrate-binding protein; this translates as MRKTLVAGITAALLAVLTACGGSDSGGEKTLRVGTLSDSKPNAYQENGNFTGLDNEVLRAIAAKQNLKLEFAATEFSALLGQVAGGTFDIGSAGISQTEPRKKTVDFSSPYNYQTLGIEAKDGAGITDEKSLAGKRVGVVQGTVSDTWLGENSPQAQVVRFPNDAAALAALKTSAVDAAVFDQATAEDYAAKNADAKLKVTKVITTTLPHGFAFKKGNTELINKVNEGLKAVIADGTLEKLIKQFEPSAPIPAEFKAK
- a CDS encoding ABC transporter substrate-binding protein is translated as MRKALLAAALLLSLTACGGGSGSGEATLKVGTLSDAPPNIFLKDGVFTGFDNELLRAIAAKQNLKVEFTATDFSALLGQVNNGRFDIGSSAIAQTDERKKTVDFSAAYNYETMSIQAKESTPVTDEASLAGKRVAVIQGTVGDKWLTDKVPAAQAVRFPDYAAALAGLKSASVDAYILDQSIAEKNVTENPDAKLKVVKSFSLDIPHGFAVKKGNKELLDKVNAGLKEVIADGTWLKLHNQFLPTAPVPAEFKG
- a CDS encoding substrate-binding periplasmic protein, with amino-acid sequence MRSTLSKILAVTTVALALTACGTSADSGPKTLRVGTLTDAPPSIYLENGNFTGYDNELLRDIAKREGFEVQFVGTEFASLLANVANGQFAIGSSTISTTEARKKTVAFSNGYSTGFTTIVTKKGAGLTALPAFAGKRLGVVQASVQDDFATKVGGAEVVRFPDYNAGFAQLKNGTLDGWVVPKDIGQKYLDQNPAVPLEFGYTVETKDTPSAFAVSKKDKDLLAKLNDGLAKAVADGTVARLHAQFFKTEPLPKELEQGGPGLPVQNPGV